From the Gordonia bronchialis DSM 43247 genome, one window contains:
- a CDS encoding D-arabinono-1,4-lactone oxidase: MTPTSAVPWRNWGRTHSATPRQVVRPHDAGEVAELIATTRQRGGTVKPVGAGHSFSGIAVPDDVQLDMSAMRGLLGVDAERRRMTLKGGTRLYEIPELLAPHHLAMANLGDVDRQTITGAISTGTHGTGVAFGGISTQVTAATVVTGTGDVVRIGDDDPDLAAVALGLGALGVVVDVTLACVDAFHLHAEETPMSADDAIGGFLDRVRSCDHHEFYWFPHTDCALGKTNTRLGSLAEVSGPSRLRRWIDDELLSNKVFGVLCEAGSRVPSLVPAIAQVSGRALSGRSYTDSSTRVFVSSRTVRFREMEYAVDLDAVPSVLREIRSMIDRHRYRVSFPVEVRAAASDDLMLSTASGRTSGYIAVHRYHRDDPADSDAYFADIEAIMAEHRGRPHWGKMHTRDADALRDLYPRFDEFRAVRDRFDPDRVFANAYLDRVLGN, encoded by the coding sequence GTGACTCCGACGAGCGCTGTGCCGTGGCGCAATTGGGGACGCACCCACTCGGCCACCCCACGACAGGTGGTGCGGCCCCACGATGCCGGCGAGGTCGCCGAGCTCATCGCCACCACTCGCCAGCGTGGTGGCACCGTCAAGCCGGTGGGTGCCGGCCACAGCTTCTCCGGCATCGCCGTCCCCGACGACGTACAACTCGACATGTCGGCGATGCGCGGGCTCCTCGGGGTGGACGCCGAGCGTCGCCGGATGACACTGAAAGGCGGAACCCGCCTCTACGAAATCCCGGAACTCCTTGCGCCACATCATCTTGCGATGGCCAATCTGGGTGACGTCGACCGGCAGACGATCACCGGTGCCATCTCCACCGGCACCCACGGCACCGGTGTCGCCTTCGGCGGCATCAGCACCCAGGTGACCGCGGCCACCGTGGTCACCGGCACCGGCGACGTGGTGCGCATCGGCGACGACGACCCCGACCTCGCCGCGGTGGCTCTCGGGCTCGGTGCGCTCGGCGTCGTCGTCGACGTGACATTGGCGTGTGTGGACGCATTTCACCTGCACGCCGAGGAAACCCCCATGTCCGCAGACGACGCCATCGGCGGATTCCTTGACCGGGTACGCTCCTGCGACCACCACGAGTTCTACTGGTTCCCGCACACCGATTGCGCACTGGGCAAGACGAATACAAGGTTGGGCTCGCTCGCCGAGGTGTCCGGCCCCTCCCGGCTCCGGCGCTGGATCGACGACGAACTGTTGAGCAACAAGGTGTTCGGCGTGCTGTGCGAGGCCGGCTCCCGAGTGCCGTCGCTGGTGCCGGCGATCGCCCAGGTGTCCGGCCGGGCGCTGTCCGGCCGCTCGTACACCGATTCCTCCACGCGGGTCTTCGTGTCGTCACGCACCGTGCGGTTCCGGGAGATGGAGTATGCCGTCGATCTCGACGCCGTCCCGTCGGTGCTGCGCGAGATCCGCTCCATGATCGATCGCCACCGGTATCGGGTGAGTTTCCCGGTGGAGGTCCGCGCAGCCGCCTCCGACGACCTGATGCTGTCCACCGCGTCCGGGCGGACCAGCGGCTACATCGCCGTCCATCGTTACCATCGCGACGACCCCGCCGACTCGGACGCCTACTTCGCCGACATCGAAGCCATCATGGCCGAGCATCGCGGCCGTCCGCACTGGGGCAAGATGCACACCCGCGATGCCGACGCCCTGCGCGACCTCTACCCCCGATTCGACGAATTCCGCGCTGTCCGTGACCGTTTCGACCCCGACCGGGTATTCGCCAACGCCTACCTCGATCGCGTTCTCGGCAACTGA
- a CDS encoding alanine racemase, which yields MLPRTDQPNPLWASDPARYWAGIDAAVRDAGLDAPVLALDVDALAHNSADLVARANGVPIRIASKSVRVRHVIDELSRRRGFGGVLAYDLAEAIWLATTSGIDDVLVGYPTTRRSAIAALAGDDEAASRVTVLVDSVDQLDLIDSVCTPGRRAPIRVAIDVDASYRLLRGRLHIGVRRSPVHSRRDATALARIIVRRTGFRLVGVMSYEAQVAGMADAAGSAPRNRAVGLMQRRSMAELRRRRDRVIAELRSLADLEVVNAGGTGSIEDTAADPSITDIAAGSGLFGGHLFDGYSRFRPAPALAFGLDVVRRPAAGIVTCAGGGWIASGPPGADRLPKPVWPQGLSYLKAEAAGEVQTPLRGPPADRLRVGDRVWFRHTKSGEVCERADAVALIERDDGGNPRVRDVVPTYRGEGKCFL from the coding sequence ATGTTGCCGAGGACTGATCAGCCGAATCCGTTGTGGGCCAGCGATCCTGCTCGATATTGGGCCGGGATCGACGCGGCGGTCCGCGACGCCGGACTCGATGCCCCCGTCCTGGCTCTCGACGTCGACGCACTCGCGCACAACAGCGCTGATCTCGTCGCCCGCGCGAACGGCGTGCCCATCCGGATCGCGTCCAAATCGGTGCGTGTCCGCCACGTCATCGACGAGTTGTCCCGCCGCCGCGGCTTCGGCGGAGTCCTCGCCTACGATCTGGCCGAAGCGATCTGGCTGGCTACGACGTCCGGCATCGACGACGTGCTCGTCGGTTACCCGACGACGCGCCGATCGGCCATCGCCGCTCTCGCCGGTGACGACGAAGCCGCGTCGCGGGTCACCGTGCTCGTCGATTCGGTTGACCAGCTCGATCTGATCGACAGCGTCTGCACACCCGGGCGGCGCGCACCGATCCGCGTCGCCATCGACGTCGACGCCTCCTACCGGTTGCTGCGCGGACGCTTGCACATCGGGGTGCGGCGTTCCCCCGTCCACAGCCGGCGCGATGCCACGGCGCTCGCCCGGATCATCGTGCGGCGGACTGGATTCCGGCTCGTGGGCGTCATGTCCTACGAGGCCCAGGTGGCCGGGATGGCCGACGCCGCGGGTTCGGCGCCACGCAACCGTGCGGTAGGGCTGATGCAGCGCCGGTCGATGGCCGAACTACGCCGACGCCGCGACCGCGTCATCGCCGAGTTGCGGTCACTCGCCGACCTCGAAGTGGTCAATGCCGGTGGGACGGGGTCCATAGAGGACACCGCAGCCGATCCGTCAATCACCGACATCGCGGCGGGCAGCGGACTTTTCGGCGGCCATCTCTTCGACGGATACTCCCGTTTCCGGCCGGCACCGGCGCTCGCTTTCGGCCTGGACGTGGTGCGCCGTCCCGCCGCGGGTATCGTCACCTGCGCCGGCGGCGGATGGATCGCATCGGGACCGCCCGGCGCGGACCGGCTGCCGAAACCGGTGTGGCCGCAAGGGTTGTCGTACCTCAAGGCTGAGGCGGCCGGCGAGGTTCAGACACCGCTGCGCGGTCCGCCTGCCGACCGGCTGCGCGTCGGGGACCGGGTGTGGTTCCGGCACACCAAGTCCGGGGAGGTCTGCGAACGGGCAGACGCGGTCGCCCTGATCGAGCGCGATGACGGCGGCAACCCCCGCGTGCGGGATGTGGTCCCGACCTACCGTGGCGAGGGGAAGTGCTTTCTGTGA
- a CDS encoding TetR/AcrR family transcriptional regulator, producing MSVDERRRALIESAFRVIADHGVEGATTRRICAHAGMPLASFHYAFESRTALLSAVMETAVPTDITEMLQSVMHDSGGDDSDQKRLGMQENMERQLTTFYDLVKADPGRTQATISLGIYAHNHPELQSFGKRMYQKQFEIASVALQSAAERSGVHWLAPVETLGPIVIAGTNSITLIYLSTADDEVIRTVITAVVRSLMTYVAED from the coding sequence ATGTCGGTCGACGAGCGGCGCAGAGCCCTCATCGAATCAGCGTTTCGCGTGATCGCCGATCACGGCGTGGAGGGGGCGACCACGCGGCGTATCTGCGCGCACGCGGGTATGCCGCTGGCAAGTTTTCACTACGCCTTCGAGAGCCGAACGGCGCTGCTCAGCGCGGTGATGGAGACGGCGGTGCCCACCGACATCACCGAGATGCTGCAGTCGGTCATGCACGATTCCGGTGGCGACGACTCCGATCAGAAGCGCCTGGGCATGCAGGAGAACATGGAACGTCAGCTGACGACGTTCTACGACCTCGTGAAAGCCGATCCCGGCCGCACCCAGGCCACCATCTCCCTGGGAATCTATGCGCACAACCATCCGGAGTTGCAGAGCTTCGGCAAGCGTATGTACCAGAAGCAATTCGAGATCGCCTCTGTCGCATTGCAGAGTGCCGCGGAACGGTCCGGTGTGCACTGGCTCGCCCCGGTCGAGACCCTCGGACCGATCGTCATCGCGGGCACCAACTCCATCACCCTGATCTACCTGAGTACCGCCGATGACGAGGTCATCCGCACGGTCATCACCGCGGTGGTGCGCTCCCTGATGACCTATGTTGCCGAGGACTGA
- a CDS encoding MBL fold metallo-hydrolase, translated as MNVTSMTGKTGADLATRAFGRVSTAGTTAAEAVLGRLAASGLAPARALGATHAEIAPHVESSPNRVGGAFGNPEPMGAARPDAQVFADMLRRPGRPRRPVMVTIPRFEAPAELAVTWLGHASALVDLDGARVLTDPVFSMRCSPSELVGPARMHPSPVSAADLPDVDVVLISHDHYDHLDMETVVAIGERQPDAVFVTPIGVGAHLIRWGIPTERIRQADWGQSITVDTAAATLRFVCGPARHFSGRSLARNLTQWASWAVLGPSHRVFFSGDTGYTERFEDLGAQHGPFDLSLIAVGAYDPVWPDVHVNPEEAVAIHRMLSGSAGADAVVVPIHWGTFNLARHPWGDPIVRLLSDAERNATTVLVPQPGGTIDLLRRDGTGLRHPGWWEASA; from the coding sequence GTGAACGTGACGTCGATGACCGGTAAGACCGGTGCGGACCTGGCGACGCGCGCATTCGGCCGGGTCAGCACCGCAGGAACAACCGCAGCCGAAGCGGTGCTCGGCCGCCTCGCCGCGAGCGGACTCGCTCCCGCCCGCGCACTCGGCGCGACGCATGCGGAGATCGCGCCGCATGTCGAGTCGTCACCGAACCGGGTCGGCGGCGCCTTCGGCAACCCCGAACCCATGGGCGCGGCCCGACCCGACGCCCAGGTCTTCGCCGACATGCTGCGCCGTCCGGGACGCCCCCGCCGCCCCGTCATGGTGACGATCCCGCGCTTCGAGGCGCCCGCAGAACTGGCCGTGACCTGGCTCGGGCACGCCTCGGCGCTCGTCGACCTCGACGGCGCCCGGGTGCTGACCGATCCGGTGTTCAGCATGCGTTGCTCCCCGAGTGAACTCGTCGGACCGGCACGCATGCACCCGTCGCCGGTGTCGGCGGCCGATCTGCCCGACGTCGACGTCGTCCTGATCAGCCACGACCACTACGACCACCTGGACATGGAGACGGTGGTCGCGATCGGTGAACGGCAACCGGACGCGGTGTTCGTCACCCCGATCGGGGTGGGGGCACACCTCATTCGGTGGGGGATCCCCACCGAGCGCATCAGGCAGGCGGACTGGGGACAGAGCATCACCGTGGACACCGCCGCGGCGACACTGCGATTCGTCTGCGGGCCGGCGCGGCACTTCTCCGGTCGATCCCTCGCCCGTAACCTCACCCAGTGGGCGAGCTGGGCGGTTCTCGGTCCGTCGCATCGGGTGTTCTTCTCCGGTGACACCGGCTACACCGAACGGTTCGAGGACCTCGGTGCCCAGCACGGTCCGTTCGATCTGAGTCTCATCGCCGTCGGCGCCTACGACCCGGTGTGGCCCGACGTGCACGTGAATCCCGAAGAGGCGGTGGCGATCCACCGCATGCTGTCGGGATCGGCCGGCGCCGACGCGGTGGTGGTCCCGATCCACTGGGGCACCTTCAATCTGGCGCGGCACCCGTGGGGAGACCCGATCGTCCGCCTGCTTTCTGACGCCGAGCGCAACGCGACGACGGTGCTGGTACCCCAGCCGGGCGGCACGATCGATCTCCTACGGCGCGACGGCACCGGTCTGCGCCACCCCGGTTGGTGGGAGGCCTCGGCGTGA
- a CDS encoding HAD-IC family P-type ATPase, with protein MTAARTDARGLSADDVAQRVAAGAVNAMPDRSGRSVADIIRANVFTRINAILGVLFAIVAFTGSFINGLFGLLIVANSGIGIIQEVRAKRTLDKLAIVGQTRPRVRRDGEVRELAPDEVVLDDIIEIGAGDQIVVDGEVVEAVALDVDESLLTGEADPVDKDPGAQVLSGSFVVAGGGAYRATKVGADAYAAQLAAEASKFTLVSSELRSGIDQILRVITWLLIPAGVLTIVNQLFISQNGLRAALLGMVAALVPMVPEGLVLMTSIAFAVGVVRLGQRQCLVNELPAIEGLARVNVVCADKTGTLTENGMRLAEIRPVEQAPPVSPELVLAALAAHDPRPNASMLAIAEAAPTTPRWSPTAVEPFTSAKKWSGMSFRDDETGAGRGNWIIGAPDVLLDPASETASVAGELGATGLRILLLGRTDVAVDTEPEGAAAVPGHFVAVALVVLEQKVRPDARDTLEYFAEQRVAVKVISGDNARSVGAVAQSLGLGSPDTSVDARELPTDTEELAEVVEKGITFGRVRPDQKRAMVKALQSHDNTVAMTGDGVNDVLALKDADIGVAMGSGSSAARSVAQIVLLDNKFATLPYVVGEGRRVIGNIERVSNLFLTKTVYAVLLALFVGIGGVVGRIAGTDPLSYPFQPIHVTISAWFTIGIPAFVLSLAPNNERARRGFVRRVLLMAVPNGIIVGLAAFTTYVLVNPGGAGVQVGGDAVDLSPGQTQAATATLMTLIAVAVYVLAVVARPYTWWKVVLIAVSAGAYVIIFAWPFTQHLFKLDSSNWQMNSVALVSAAIGIAAVEAVSRIVPRVVAARDLRRHSAHVDDLHGTRSDR; from the coding sequence GTGACGGCAGCGCGAACCGACGCGCGTGGACTGTCTGCCGACGACGTCGCCCAGCGGGTGGCTGCCGGAGCAGTCAACGCCATGCCCGATCGCTCCGGCCGGAGCGTCGCCGACATCATCCGGGCCAACGTGTTCACCCGGATCAACGCGATCCTCGGTGTGCTCTTCGCGATCGTCGCCTTCACCGGGTCGTTCATCAACGGTCTGTTCGGATTGCTCATCGTCGCCAACAGCGGCATCGGCATCATCCAGGAGGTCCGCGCCAAACGAACCCTGGACAAACTCGCCATCGTCGGACAGACACGTCCGCGGGTGCGCCGCGACGGCGAGGTCCGTGAACTCGCTCCGGATGAGGTGGTGCTCGACGACATCATCGAGATCGGCGCGGGTGATCAGATCGTGGTCGACGGCGAGGTGGTGGAGGCCGTCGCCCTCGACGTCGACGAATCACTGCTCACCGGCGAGGCCGACCCGGTGGACAAGGATCCCGGTGCGCAGGTCCTCTCCGGCAGCTTCGTGGTGGCCGGTGGTGGCGCGTATCGCGCCACCAAGGTGGGTGCCGATGCCTACGCCGCCCAGTTGGCCGCCGAAGCGTCGAAGTTCACCCTGGTGTCCTCGGAGTTGCGGTCGGGGATCGACCAGATCCTGCGGGTCATCACCTGGCTGCTCATCCCGGCCGGCGTCCTGACGATCGTCAATCAGTTGTTCATCAGCCAGAACGGTCTCCGGGCCGCCCTGCTCGGGATGGTGGCCGCGCTGGTGCCGATGGTGCCCGAAGGTCTGGTCCTGATGACCTCCATCGCCTTCGCCGTCGGCGTCGTGCGACTCGGGCAGCGTCAATGCCTGGTGAACGAACTGCCCGCCATCGAGGGGCTCGCCCGCGTCAACGTCGTGTGTGCCGACAAGACCGGGACGCTCACCGAGAACGGCATGCGGCTCGCGGAGATCCGGCCCGTCGAACAGGCTCCGCCGGTGTCGCCGGAGCTGGTGCTGGCCGCGCTGGCCGCGCACGATCCGCGGCCCAACGCCAGCATGCTCGCCATCGCCGAGGCCGCGCCGACGACGCCGCGCTGGTCGCCGACGGCGGTGGAACCGTTCACGTCGGCCAAGAAGTGGAGCGGAATGAGTTTCCGCGACGACGAGACCGGTGCCGGGAGGGGCAACTGGATCATCGGTGCCCCCGATGTGCTGCTCGACCCGGCGAGTGAGACCGCCTCGGTCGCAGGCGAACTCGGGGCGACGGGGTTGCGTATCCTGCTGCTCGGCCGCACCGACGTCGCCGTGGACACCGAGCCCGAGGGTGCTGCCGCGGTGCCCGGTCACTTCGTCGCGGTGGCGCTCGTGGTGCTCGAGCAGAAGGTTCGTCCCGACGCCCGCGACACCCTCGAGTACTTCGCCGAGCAGCGGGTGGCGGTGAAGGTGATCTCCGGTGACAACGCCCGCTCGGTGGGTGCGGTCGCCCAGTCGCTCGGTCTCGGCTCCCCGGACACCTCGGTGGACGCGCGTGAATTGCCCACCGACACCGAGGAACTCGCCGAGGTGGTGGAGAAGGGCATCACCTTCGGCCGAGTGCGCCCGGACCAGAAACGCGCGATGGTCAAAGCCCTGCAGTCCCATGACAACACGGTCGCGATGACCGGCGACGGCGTGAACGACGTCCTCGCCCTCAAGGACGCCGACATCGGTGTCGCGATGGGGTCGGGCAGTTCGGCGGCACGTTCGGTTGCCCAGATCGTGTTGCTGGACAACAAGTTCGCCACCCTGCCCTATGTGGTCGGGGAGGGACGCCGGGTGATCGGCAACATCGAGCGGGTGTCCAACCTGTTCCTCACCAAGACGGTGTATGCGGTGCTGTTGGCGCTGTTCGTCGGTATCGGCGGCGTCGTGGGACGGATCGCCGGCACCGACCCGCTCAGCTACCCGTTCCAGCCTATTCACGTGACCATCTCGGCATGGTTCACCATCGGCATCCCGGCGTTCGTGCTCTCCCTCGCACCCAACAACGAACGCGCGCGGCGTGGCTTCGTGCGTCGCGTCCTGCTGATGGCGGTGCCGAACGGCATCATCGTCGGGCTGGCCGCCTTCACCACGTATGTGCTGGTCAACCCGGGTGGTGCCGGTGTGCAGGTGGGTGGGGACGCGGTGGACCTGTCACCGGGACAGACTCAGGCGGCGACGGCCACGTTGATGACCCTGATCGCGGTGGCCGTCTATGTCCTCGCCGTGGTCGCGCGGCCGTACACGTGGTGGAAGGTGGTGCTGATCGCGGTGTCCGCGGGTGCATACGTGATCATCTTCGCCTGGCCGTTCACCCAACACCTGTTCAAACTCGATTCGTCGAATTGGCAGATGAACTCGGTCGCACTGGTTTCCGCGGCGATCGGTATCGCGGCGGTCGAGGCGGTGTCGCGCATCGTGCCCCGAGTGGTGGCGGCGCGAGACCTGCGGCGGCATTCCGCGCACGTCGACGATCTGCACGGCACGAGGTCGGACCGATAG
- a CDS encoding antitoxin, which yields MDLKGLVDKAKAALKGNPSLIDKGGDAIDKATGNKYADKVDKAQEAVRKAVGAENPPADPRPGGAPKADPQSEDPQQGAP from the coding sequence ATGGACCTCAAAGGGCTCGTGGACAAGGCCAAGGCCGCGCTGAAGGGCAACCCCAGTCTCATCGACAAGGGAGGCGACGCCATCGACAAGGCCACCGGCAACAAATACGCGGACAAGGTGGACAAGGCGCAGGAGGCGGTGCGCAAGGCCGTCGGCGCGGAGAACCCGCCCGCCGATCCCCGGCCGGGTGGTGCGCCCAAGGCCGATCCGCAGAGCGAAGACCCCCAGCAGGGTGCGCCCTAG
- a CDS encoding DNA-3-methyladenine glycosylase: MESLVLAMVSEPSVCAQARALLGGRLVGHGVTVRITEVEAYAGPHDPASHAYTRTARSDIMYGPPGRLYVYRIHGHHCANVVTGPDGTASAVLLRAGEIIDGHELALTRRHRTGREPADHLLARGPGNLTRALGITMADLGTDLFDDEPEHLTLAPRKPVGPIASGPRVGVRLAADRPWRFWIADDPTVSAYRRHPRAGGTTPRRRAPAD; this comes from the coding sequence ATGGAGTCGCTCGTCTTAGCCATGGTCAGTGAGCCTAGCGTCTGCGCCCAGGCCCGCGCCCTGCTGGGCGGGCGTCTCGTCGGCCACGGCGTCACGGTGCGGATCACCGAGGTCGAAGCCTATGCGGGACCACATGACCCCGCTTCACACGCGTATACGCGCACTGCACGATCCGACATCATGTACGGGCCGCCCGGACGCCTTTACGTCTACCGAATTCACGGCCATCACTGCGCAAATGTGGTGACCGGCCCGGACGGTACGGCCTCGGCGGTGCTGCTCCGAGCGGGTGAGATCATCGACGGCCACGAACTCGCCCTCACCCGACGGCATCGAACCGGCCGGGAGCCGGCGGATCATCTCCTGGCCCGGGGACCGGGCAATCTCACCCGCGCGCTCGGCATCACGATGGCCGACCTCGGCACCGATCTTTTCGACGACGAACCCGAGCACCTCACCCTTGCACCCCGAAAACCTGTGGGGCCCATCGCATCCGGACCTCGGGTGGGAGTTCGCCTGGCCGCCGACCGGCCGTGGCGATTCTGGATCGCCGACGACCCGACGGTGTCGGCCTACCGACGCCACCCACGGGCAGGCGGGACAACGCCTCGACGGCGGGCACCTGCCGACTGA
- a CDS encoding type II toxin-antitoxin system Rv0910 family toxin — MAKTSDSIVVDLSPEDTWSAASDLSRYSEWLVLHDGWRSPVPASDELGEGTKVTSVVKVKGTRVRFDWVVETYQPIRQVRLKGSGKGGVKAKLDLAIVPAEAGSEVTFTVDLGGLPLIGPAGKAAAMAVSGDLRKSLAQFREVFA, encoded by the coding sequence ATGGCTAAGACGAGCGACTCCATCGTGGTTGACCTGTCCCCGGAAGATACCTGGTCGGCGGCGTCGGATCTCTCCCGGTACTCCGAGTGGCTGGTCCTGCACGACGGCTGGCGGAGTCCGGTGCCCGCGAGTGACGAACTCGGTGAGGGCACCAAGGTGACGTCGGTGGTGAAGGTCAAGGGCACCCGGGTACGGTTCGACTGGGTCGTCGAGACCTATCAGCCGATCCGGCAGGTGCGGCTCAAGGGGAGCGGGAAGGGCGGGGTCAAGGCGAAGCTGGACCTGGCCATCGTTCCCGCCGAGGCGGGATCAGAAGTAACCTTCACTGTTGATCTCGGCGGTCTACCGCTCATCGGGCCGGCCGGAAAAGCTGCCGCGATGGCGGTCTCGGGGGATCTGCGGAAGTCTCTGGCGCAGTTCCGTGAGGTTTTCGCCTGA
- a CDS encoding substrate-binding domain-containing protein, giving the protein MGRHSSGSERPDNGRNGADTPGRGTPRSAAATPSGRVPAAGTPRRGPGSDDDFGFDHREVRSGRRGWWWALAALSVVAALVTGVILWRAGTSGCGDRTQVAVASDAAMTGPLREIAAKASQDSCYDFDVQTAAGADVPGLLTQGASAPDLWLADSQVQARRVTTQVRRDLDLVAPSIAATPTVVAGRQVPPLRSWVDVMKLQDLRTGSPLDTSTGDAPIIGALAEVDAGTLTEQELTGAMSVLAIQQNNARLANDNEGTRLNLANTSTVPVVTTEQQFLLFTRTHPGSELKASIPSDGTVMLDYPLVNTAASARHQQAADAGAALAAAATSDTGRQALGAAGYRSADGSGAPQGGLGDDVKVLALRDPSAVDRALRQWQVLGVPIRTLVVEDTSGSMETPVGNTTRAGLLIDASMTGLEMFPRNAMVGGWAFGIDKGGPDQDWTEMAPIRRLDAPSGSGGTHREALARAVREGLAPARLGGGTGLYDTTLAAFKKVQSTYDPNYSNSVIIMTDGQNEDPGSITLTELLAELKELEDPARPVLILTIGISEDADTNALRQIAQATGGTTYVAKTAADIKQVFTNAIAARVEAAGR; this is encoded by the coding sequence ATGGGGCGTCACAGTTCTGGCTCCGAACGTCCGGACAACGGACGCAACGGCGCGGACACGCCGGGCCGGGGGACACCCCGATCGGCGGCCGCGACGCCGTCGGGTCGGGTACCGGCGGCCGGCACCCCTCGGCGCGGCCCCGGGTCCGACGACGACTTCGGCTTCGACCACCGCGAGGTGCGGTCGGGCCGACGCGGCTGGTGGTGGGCACTGGCCGCGCTCAGCGTGGTCGCCGCGCTGGTCACCGGGGTCATCCTGTGGCGGGCCGGGACGTCGGGCTGCGGTGACCGGACCCAGGTCGCGGTGGCCTCGGACGCGGCGATGACCGGACCGTTGCGGGAGATCGCCGCCAAGGCCTCGCAGGATTCCTGCTACGACTTCGACGTGCAGACCGCCGCCGGTGCCGACGTGCCCGGCCTGCTCACCCAGGGTGCCTCGGCGCCGGACCTGTGGCTGGCCGATTCGCAGGTGCAGGCGCGCCGAGTGACCACCCAGGTACGCCGCGACCTCGACCTCGTCGCACCCTCGATCGCCGCGACACCGACCGTCGTCGCCGGTCGCCAGGTGCCGCCGCTGCGTAGCTGGGTCGACGTGATGAAGCTGCAGGATCTGCGGACCGGTTCGCCGCTGGACACCTCCACCGGCGACGCGCCCATCATCGGTGCGCTGGCCGAGGTCGACGCGGGAACGCTCACCGAACAGGAACTGACCGGCGCGATGTCGGTGCTGGCGATCCAGCAGAACAACGCGCGACTGGCCAATGACAACGAGGGCACGCGGCTCAATCTCGCCAACACCTCGACGGTGCCGGTGGTGACCACCGAGCAACAGTTCCTGCTGTTCACGCGCACGCATCCGGGATCGGAGCTCAAGGCGTCCATCCCGTCCGACGGCACCGTGATGCTCGACTACCCGCTGGTGAACACGGCGGCGTCGGCGCGCCACCAGCAGGCGGCCGACGCCGGAGCGGCCCTGGCGGCCGCGGCCACAAGCGACACCGGGCGCCAGGCACTGGGCGCGGCGGGGTACCGCTCGGCCGATGGAAGCGGTGCACCGCAGGGCGGGCTCGGCGATGACGTCAAGGTGCTGGCACTGCGTGACCCCTCGGCCGTCGACCGTGCACTGCGCCAGTGGCAAGTGCTCGGCGTGCCGATCCGAACGCTGGTTGTGGAGGACACCTCCGGGTCGATGGAGACCCCGGTCGGCAACACCACCCGGGCCGGCCTGCTCATCGACGCCTCGATGACCGGACTCGAGATGTTCCCGCGCAACGCGATGGTCGGTGGCTGGGCCTTCGGTATCGACAAGGGCGGGCCCGATCAGGACTGGACCGAGATGGCACCGATCCGGCGGCTCGACGCACCGTCGGGAAGCGGTGGTACACACCGGGAAGCACTGGCGCGCGCCGTGCGTGAGGGTCTTGCTCCGGCCCGCCTCGGCGGTGGTACCGGGCTCTACGACACCACTCTGGCCGCGTTCAAGAAGGTGCAGTCCACTTACGACCCGAACTACTCCAACAGCGTCATCATCATGACCGACGGGCAGAACGAGGATCCGGGCAGCATCACGCTTACCGAACTGCTCGCGGAACTGAAGGAGCTCGAGGACCCTGCACGCCCGGTGCTGATCCTCACCATCGGTATCTCCGAGGACGCCGACACCAACGCGTTGCGGCAGATCGCCCAGGCGACGGGCGGCACCACCTACGTCGCCAAGACGGCCGCCGACATCAAACAGGTGTTCACCAATGCCATCGCGGCGCGTGTGGAGGCCGCCGGACGCTGA
- a CDS encoding FMN-binding protein has translation MKRAGGVLAAVAAVGLVATGCGSDDGDSATGSASEETTSGTATSAAESADYRDGTYSATGEYTRPGGQQEVGVTVTLANSVITGVTIDTSHAQGTSAEFQGKFSSGINNVVVGKNINDLDVHKVSGSSLTSGGFNQAIERIKDQARA, from the coding sequence ATGAAGCGGGCAGGCGGTGTCCTCGCCGCGGTGGCCGCCGTCGGTCTCGTCGCCACCGGATGCGGTTCTGACGACGGTGACTCGGCCACCGGTTCCGCATCGGAGGAGACCACGTCGGGGACCGCAACCTCTGCTGCCGAATCCGCCGACTACCGCGACGGGACCTACTCGGCCACCGGCGAGTACACCAGGCCCGGCGGGCAGCAGGAGGTCGGGGTCACCGTCACGCTGGCCAATTCGGTGATCACCGGCGTCACCATCGACACCAGCCACGCACAGGGCACCTCGGCCGAGTTCCAGGGCAAGTTCTCCAGCGGGATCAACAACGTCGTCGTCGGGAAGAACATCAACGATCTCGACGTGCACAAGGTGTCGGGATCGTCGTTGACCTCCGGCGGGTTCAACCAGGCGATCGAGAGGATCAAGGACCAGGCCCGAGCCTGA